In the genome of Falsirhodobacter halotolerans, one region contains:
- a CDS encoding phage tail tube protein — protein sequence MLEIESQADIGYQDELWIGPFGDGQTPTAWTQILGVEELGMPEKTPEDVDVTHMQSPGRSRETRPGLMAVADFSQDIQFWPEHPSQVLLDDLAELTEAGEPAYVLIEMNVGGMRRTYRGYVNSFTPSGSVGDKRMASLAMKVFDRVANSRVPA from the coding sequence ATGCTTGAAATCGAATCCCAGGCCGATATCGGCTATCAGGACGAGTTGTGGATCGGTCCGTTCGGGGATGGTCAAACCCCCACGGCTTGGACGCAGATCCTTGGCGTCGAAGAATTGGGGATGCCGGAAAAGACCCCCGAAGATGTCGATGTCACGCATATGCAATCGCCGGGGCGGTCCCGCGAAACGCGGCCCGGCCTGATGGCGGTGGCGGATTTCTCGCAGGACATCCAGTTCTGGCCGGAGCATCCGAGCCAGGTTCTGCTGGACGATCTGGCGGAACTGACCGAGGCGGGCGAGCCGGCCTACGTCCTGATCGAGATGAACGTGGGCGGGATGCGTCGGACCTATCGCGGTTACGTCAACTCGTTCACGCCCTCGGGCAGTGTGGGTGACAAGCGCATGGCTAGCTTGGCGATGAAAGTCTTCGACCGCGTCGCAAACAGCCGGGTGCCCGCATGA
- a CDS encoding DUF2511 domain-containing protein yields the protein MKTFFYVTGIGLVFILVIALLASPGDQNTVGAAEYGADWPLTVDSGVLACRKSAATIRASGTTYALNGTARQAGHTSIEPIWKTDQVIAGQELKKSLGPLIKAANALCD from the coding sequence ATGAAAACCTTCTTCTACGTCACGGGCATCGGTCTCGTATTCATCCTTGTGATCGCCTTGCTGGCATCGCCTGGCGACCAGAATACAGTGGGAGCCGCAGAGTATGGGGCTGATTGGCCACTTACCGTTGACAGCGGCGTATTGGCCTGCCGGAAATCAGCTGCAACCATTCGCGCGAGTGGCACGACCTATGCGTTGAATGGCACGGCCCGGCAGGCTGGGCACACGTCTATTGAGCCCATCTGGAAAACTGACCAAGTGATAGCGGGGCAAGAACTCAAGAAGAGCCTTGGGCCCCTTATCAAGGCTGCGAACGCCCTTTGCGATTGA
- a CDS encoding phage tail tape measure protein yields the protein MSVAVTAPVVGFGALTVRTAAQFEQSMSRVGAVSGATADQLNRLSDQAKELGRTTQFSASQAADGMSFLAMAGFDVDQILTAMPGTLQLAAAAQMDLASAADTASNILSGFGKDVGELSHVNDVLAKTFTSTNTSMQQLGDAMSYVGPIASTAGAEFEEVSAAIGLLGNAGIQGERAGTALRGSLSKMLQPTSAVKRQMDEAGLSFTDATGRLLPLVDIIEQLEPHADDAALMLSIFGQEAGPGMAALVAQGSGALRDLTGELRESGGTAARIADLQMDNLNGQIKALQSAFEGLQLAIADSGLLAMITGLTKRLTEFVQNLSNTSPNVVKYGVVIGGLAAVLGPVIIALGLMASAIAAIGVPIAGAILAISGITAAIVAFWPEIEKAGAAVFEFGRNVSEAILGILPERISSVLLALRQTIVDIFTSIPDFIRHVPSLMAESFATTPAAVLGFFRDLPQNIVDLFSALPGMMAEVGRNILDGLLAGLRERWEGVRESVTGFASGMVDSVKERLGIHSPSRVFREIGQNIMQGLGLGVTDEAGNAVGAMQVATDGMVGNAAQIGNGFASMESTASSAFRGLITGTQTMAETVGVILQRLSDRLLDSAFSSLWGGLGKSSWGQAIGGFFGGIGANANGTNNWRGGLTWVNERGGELMNLPNGTQIIPHDVSKRMADRMNGQPITYAPSYHLGGTATKEDISRLKSEMARDQAQFTQRVQASLQRPRG from the coding sequence ATGTCGGTTGCGGTCACTGCGCCCGTCGTGGGGTTCGGTGCCCTGACCGTTCGCACGGCGGCGCAGTTCGAGCAATCCATGAGCCGCGTCGGGGCCGTGTCCGGAGCGACGGCGGATCAGCTCAACCGCTTGTCCGATCAGGCAAAGGAGCTTGGCCGCACGACGCAGTTCAGCGCGTCGCAGGCGGCGGATGGCATGTCGTTTCTGGCGATGGCCGGGTTCGACGTGGATCAGATCCTGACGGCCATGCCGGGAACGCTGCAGCTTGCGGCGGCGGCGCAGATGGATCTGGCGAGTGCTGCGGATACGGCGTCGAACATTCTGTCGGGGTTCGGGAAGGACGTGGGCGAGCTGAGTCACGTCAATGACGTTCTGGCCAAGACCTTCACCAGCACGAACACCAGCATGCAGCAGCTGGGGGATGCGATGTCCTATGTCGGGCCGATCGCCTCGACGGCGGGCGCGGAGTTCGAAGAAGTCTCTGCCGCCATCGGGCTGTTGGGCAATGCCGGTATCCAGGGCGAACGCGCGGGCACCGCCTTGCGGGGATCCTTGTCGAAGATGCTGCAGCCCACATCGGCGGTCAAACGGCAGATGGATGAGGCGGGTCTCAGCTTTACCGACGCCACAGGCCGTTTACTTCCGCTGGTGGATATCATCGAGCAGCTGGAGCCGCATGCGGATGATGCCGCCCTGATGCTGTCGATCTTCGGGCAGGAAGCCGGACCGGGCATGGCGGCACTGGTCGCCCAAGGCAGCGGGGCGTTGCGTGATCTGACCGGGGAACTGCGCGAAAGCGGCGGCACCGCGGCGCGGATTGCCGACCTGCAGATGGACAACCTGAACGGCCAGATTAAAGCGCTGCAATCCGCGTTCGAAGGTCTGCAGCTGGCCATCGCCGATAGTGGTCTTTTGGCGATGATCACCGGCCTGACAAAGCGTCTGACCGAGTTCGTCCAGAACCTGTCGAACACCAGCCCGAACGTCGTCAAATATGGCGTGGTCATCGGCGGATTGGCGGCTGTGCTTGGGCCGGTGATCATCGCCCTCGGTCTTATGGCGTCGGCCATCGCGGCCATTGGGGTGCCGATCGCCGGGGCCATTCTCGCCATCAGCGGAATCACCGCCGCCATCGTTGCATTCTGGCCCGAGATCGAAAAGGCCGGCGCTGCCGTGTTCGAGTTCGGACGCAATGTCAGTGAGGCGATCCTGGGCATTCTGCCGGAACGGATCAGCTCCGTTCTGCTGGCCCTGCGGCAAACGATCGTGGACATCTTCACGTCCATCCCGGATTTCATCCGGCATGTGCCGAGCTTGATGGCGGAGTCTTTCGCCACCACCCCGGCGGCGGTTCTCGGGTTCTTCCGCGACCTGCCGCAGAACATCGTCGATCTGTTCTCGGCGCTGCCCGGCATGATGGCCGAGGTAGGGCGCAACATTCTTGATGGTCTGCTGGCAGGGTTGCGCGAGAGGTGGGAGGGTGTTCGGGAAAGCGTCACCGGATTTGCGTCCGGCATGGTGGACAGCGTGAAGGAGCGGTTGGGCATCCATTCCCCGTCCCGCGTGTTTCGCGAGATCGGGCAGAACATCATGCAGGGCCTTGGCCTTGGTGTGACGGACGAGGCAGGGAATGCGGTCGGGGCCATGCAAGTGGCGACGGACGGTATGGTCGGCAATGCGGCGCAGATCGGCAACGGCTTTGCCAGCATGGAAAGCACCGCATCCTCCGCCTTCCGAGGGCTGATCACCGGCACCCAGACAATGGCGGAGACGGTGGGCGTCATCTTGCAGCGCCTGTCCGACCGGTTGCTGGACAGCGCATTTTCAAGCCTGTGGGGCGGCCTTGGCAAAAGCAGCTGGGGTCAGGCGATCGGCGGTTTCTTCGGGGGCATCGGCGCCAACGCCAATGGTACGAACAACTGGCGTGGGGGGCTGACCTGGGTGAACGAGCGTGGAGGCGAACTGATGAACCTGCCCAACGGCACCCAGATCATTCCGCATGATGTCTCGAAACGGATGGCGGACAGAATGAACGGACAGCCCATCACCTACGCACCGTCCTACCATCTGGGTGGCACCGCGACCAAGGAAGACATCTCTCGGCTCAAGAGTGAGATGGCCCGCGATCAGGCGCAGTTCACACAGCGTGTTCAGGCGTCGTTACAGCGCCCGAGGGGCTGA